One genomic region from Alteromonas pelagimontana encodes:
- a CDS encoding YkgJ family cysteine cluster protein yields the protein MNPCVQCGACCATFRVSFYWAESDPFLGGTVPEALTEKVNASCVAMKGTNQPQPRCVALVGNIGEDIRCEIYEQRSTTCREFEPGSVACLKARVKHGLSADLIPVVAA from the coding sequence ATGAATCCTTGTGTTCAATGTGGTGCATGTTGTGCCACCTTTCGCGTGTCTTTTTACTGGGCTGAATCCGATCCGTTTCTTGGCGGTACTGTGCCTGAGGCGCTTACCGAAAAAGTTAATGCCTCCTGCGTAGCAATGAAAGGAACCAATCAACCTCAACCTCGTTGCGTGGCATTGGTTGGCAATATTGGTGAAGATATCCGATGCGAAATATACGAGCAGCGTTCTACGACGTGCCGCGAATTTGAGCCCGGTTCAGTGGCTTGCCTTAAGGCGCGGGTGAAACACGGCCTATCGGCAGATCTGATTCCGGTTGTTGCTGCGTAA
- a CDS encoding DUF3718 domain-containing protein produces the protein MLKSVKLTVLASVVGFGFCTSALADINDALANICTIVQADDKGELRKKMKNVEDDFRIKLQDYYTGISCDGNSLIRTAMLSNAVEAGTLLVKKMPKKQLSEPENDGKTLQTWIDEKGLQSNPVAQALAERI, from the coding sequence ATGTTGAAATCAGTAAAATTAACCGTATTAGCGTCTGTTGTTGGCTTTGGATTTTGTACGTCTGCTCTGGCGGATATTAATGATGCGTTAGCTAACATCTGTACTATTGTGCAAGCGGATGACAAAGGCGAGCTACGTAAGAAAATGAAAAACGTAGAAGATGACTTCCGTATCAAATTGCAAGATTACTACACCGGAATTTCCTGTGATGGTAACAGCCTTATCCGTACTGCAATGCTGAGTAACGCGGTAGAAGCCGGTACTCTGCTAGTTAAGAAAATGCCTAAGAAGCAACTTAGCGAGCCAGAAAATGACGGCAAAACGTTACAAACGTGGATAGATGAGAAAGGTCTTCAGAGTAATCCTGTAGCACAGGCTCTTGCTGAACGCATTTAA
- a CDS encoding DUF3718 domain-containing protein, which translates to MLKIVKTSLTVAVTSIIFANTAHADIEDSLANICTIVQANDKGELRKKMRSVQSDYRLKLRDYYSGISCNGNSLIRTAIQNNAVEVGTLLVKKMPARELEAPEADGKTLQAWIAENGFQSNPISAELKDRI; encoded by the coding sequence ATGTTGAAAATCGTTAAAACTTCTTTGACTGTTGCTGTTACTTCAATCATTTTCGCCAATACAGCTCACGCCGATATTGAAGATTCACTTGCCAATATTTGCACCATTGTTCAGGCCAACGATAAAGGAGAGCTACGTAAAAAAATGCGCTCCGTACAGTCTGATTATCGTCTGAAATTGCGCGATTATTACTCTGGCATCAGCTGCAACGGCAACAGCTTGATACGCACTGCAATCCAAAACAATGCGGTAGAGGTCGGCACCTTATTAGTTAAAAAAATGCCTGCTCGTGAGCTGGAAGCTCCAGAAGCGGACGGCAAAACTCTACAGGCATGGATTGCAGAAAATGGCTTTCAAAGTAATCCTATTTCCGCTGAGTTGAAAGACCGTATTTAA
- a CDS encoding DUF3718 domain-containing protein, whose product MLKIVKTSVLLALASVGVANTAQADINDALANICTIVQADDKGELRKKIRTVESDYRMKLHDYYSGISCGGNSLIRTAMLANAVEAGTLLVKKMPKGDLSEPEKDGKTLQAWVSENGLQGSAIAAVIQERM is encoded by the coding sequence ATGTTGAAAATCGTTAAAACTTCAGTTTTATTAGCCCTGGCTAGCGTCGGTGTTGCCAATACTGCACAAGCTGACATCAATGATGCCTTAGCTAATATTTGCACCATTGTACAAGCTGATGATAAGGGCGAACTTCGTAAAAAAATTCGTACAGTTGAGTCAGATTACCGTATGAAATTACACGACTACTACTCCGGAATTTCTTGTGGTGGAAACAGCCTGATTCGCACAGCTATGCTGGCAAACGCGGTTGAAGCCGGTACGCTATTAGTGAAAAAAATGCCAAAAGGCGATTTATCTGAGCCAGAAAAAGACGGCAAAACTCTGCAAGCATGGGTGTCAGAGAACGGATTACAAGGCAGCGCAATTGCAGCGGTAATTCAAGAACGCATGTAA
- a CDS encoding zinc-dependent alcohol dehydrogenase, which produces MLAMNYRGPQRVRADQKPMPEILHPRDAIVRVTRSCICGSDLHLYNGNVPDTRVGTTFGHEFTGVIEELGPDVHNLNVGDRVLVPFNIACGQCAFCKKGLYGNCHEANSQATAVGGIFGYSHTAGGYDGGQAEYVRVPYADIGPTVIPPGMDLDDAVMLTDVVPTGYQAAEMGGIQRGDTVVVFGAGPIGIMAARCSWLFGAGRVIIIDKEDYRLEFAKNYAQCETYNFLSMADPVVFIKKLTDSLGADVCIDAVGAEAAGDALQTITGRKTLLQAGSATGLQWAINSVKKGGIVSVVGVYGPTLNLVPMGNVVNKGITLRANQASVKRLLPRLIEHVQNGVLKPKELITHRIPLEEVSDAYRIFSDKLDGCIKTVLITPSADK; this is translated from the coding sequence ATGCTCGCCATGAACTACCGTGGCCCTCAACGGGTTCGCGCCGACCAAAAGCCAATGCCCGAAATTCTACACCCGCGCGACGCCATTGTCAGGGTCACCCGATCCTGTATCTGCGGGTCCGACTTACACCTGTATAACGGCAATGTACCAGATACACGAGTGGGAACGACTTTCGGCCACGAATTTACAGGTGTAATCGAGGAGCTGGGTCCAGATGTTCACAACCTTAACGTTGGAGATCGCGTGCTGGTTCCCTTTAACATCGCCTGCGGCCAGTGCGCGTTTTGTAAAAAAGGGTTATACGGCAACTGCCACGAAGCCAATTCCCAGGCCACCGCAGTGGGCGGTATTTTTGGTTACTCCCACACCGCTGGCGGCTATGACGGAGGCCAGGCTGAGTACGTGCGTGTTCCTTATGCCGATATCGGGCCTACAGTCATTCCCCCAGGCATGGATTTAGACGATGCAGTGATGTTGACTGATGTGGTACCCACCGGTTATCAAGCGGCTGAAATGGGGGGGATCCAGCGCGGTGATACCGTAGTGGTGTTTGGTGCTGGCCCTATTGGTATTATGGCGGCTCGTTGCAGTTGGCTGTTTGGTGCTGGCCGCGTCATTATTATCGATAAAGAAGATTACCGATTAGAATTCGCTAAGAACTATGCGCAATGCGAGACGTATAATTTCCTGTCAATGGCCGATCCCGTGGTATTCATTAAAAAGCTCACCGACTCGCTGGGAGCCGATGTCTGTATCGACGCAGTGGGAGCAGAAGCTGCTGGTGATGCATTACAAACTATTACAGGCCGTAAAACATTGTTGCAGGCTGGTTCAGCCACAGGTTTGCAATGGGCAATCAATTCCGTGAAAAAAGGCGGTATTGTTTCAGTAGTTGGAGTTTATGGCCCTACCCTCAATTTGGTGCCAATGGGTAATGTGGTGAACAAAGGCATCACACTGCGGGCCAACCAGGCGTCGGTCAAACGTCTGCTCCCGCGACTTATCGAGCACGTGCAAAACGGCGTGCTGAAACCTAAAGAGTTGATCACCCATCGGATACCGCTGGAAGAAGTCTCTGATGCGTATCGTATCTTCAGCGACAAGCTTGATGGCTGTATCAAAACCGTTCTTATTACCCCCTCGGCTGACAAATAA
- a CDS encoding entericidin A/B family lipoprotein codes for MKSLYTSRRLRSQSLVLLMAFLGSLLTGCATMEGAGEDIQSAGESVEDASEDAQN; via the coding sequence ATGAAGTCACTATACACATCAAGACGCTTACGCTCGCAATCCCTGGTGCTGTTGATGGCATTTCTGGGTTCACTGCTAACAGGATGCGCCACAATGGAGGGAGCCGGCGAGGATATTCAATCGGCCGGGGAATCTGTTGAAGATGCATCAGAAGATGCACAAAACTAG
- a CDS encoding mechanosensitive ion channel family protein — protein MDFPELEKFYQLISEKLEHWLVIGIKHIPNIIVAIIIAVAFGVLAKIVGRVIRGVLHRTFDSVQIADLITSIIKALVVLAGIFLALDFVGLRGTVTSLLAGAGIVGLAIGFAFQDLTENFIAGVAMGIRKPFQIGDVIEAESVFGTVASINLRNTHVETFFGQREIIPNKILFRNILTNYSVLGHRRIEVPVGISYADDPDKAAKVIVEAMNKKDYVINKDDTAVFAESFAESSINLLLWFWIRYPGEPGFMQVRHDAIVTVQRSLSDADILIPFPIRTLDFGAKGGEKLDTMLKPVAQGNADEKNENSTSSSPPLRTQASDENKDASSE, from the coding sequence ATGGATTTTCCGGAACTAGAAAAGTTTTATCAACTGATTAGCGAGAAGCTGGAACACTGGCTTGTCATTGGTATAAAGCATATCCCAAATATCATCGTTGCAATTATCATTGCAGTTGCATTTGGTGTTCTTGCTAAGATTGTGGGAAGAGTCATCAGAGGCGTACTTCATCGTACATTTGATTCAGTTCAAATTGCCGATCTTATTACGTCTATCATCAAGGCTCTGGTGGTACTAGCAGGGATTTTCCTTGCTCTTGATTTCGTCGGCCTGCGCGGCACTGTAACGTCGCTTCTTGCTGGCGCTGGCATAGTGGGACTTGCCATCGGTTTCGCCTTTCAAGATCTTACCGAAAACTTTATTGCTGGCGTGGCTATGGGTATTCGAAAGCCATTTCAAATCGGGGACGTGATTGAGGCGGAAAGCGTGTTTGGGACGGTAGCGTCTATCAACCTTCGTAACACTCACGTGGAAACGTTTTTCGGCCAGCGTGAAATCATTCCCAATAAAATATTGTTCCGAAATATTCTTACCAATTACAGTGTGCTTGGTCATCGTCGAATAGAAGTGCCTGTCGGTATTTCTTACGCTGATGATCCAGATAAAGCAGCAAAAGTTATTGTTGAAGCGATGAATAAAAAAGACTACGTAATCAATAAGGATGACACCGCTGTATTCGCAGAATCCTTTGCTGAGAGCAGTATAAATTTACTGCTGTGGTTTTGGATCCGCTATCCCGGTGAACCCGGCTTTATGCAGGTCAGACACGACGCCATTGTTACCGTACAACGTTCGCTCAGTGACGCTGATATTCTCATACCCTTTCCAATCCGTACTCTCGATTTTGGCGCCAAAGGCGGCGAAAAGCTGGATACCATGCTAAAACCCGTTGCTCAAGGCAACGCCGATGAAAAAAATGAAAATTCAACTTCCTCTTCACCCCCACTTAGAACACAAGCATCTGACGAAAATAAGGATGCGTCTTCTGAGTAA
- a CDS encoding 4a-hydroxytetrahydrobiopterin dehydratase has product MSRKYNDEEIAEALTLLNEKLQEDEQWSRNGDGITKTFSFKNFIGAFGWMSQVAIWAEKLNHHPEWFNVYNKIEVKLTTHDADGLSELDFKLAEKMEKLKP; this is encoded by the coding sequence ATGTCAAGAAAGTATAACGATGAAGAAATTGCTGAAGCGTTGACGCTATTAAATGAAAAGTTACAAGAAGACGAGCAATGGTCGAGGAATGGCGATGGTATTACCAAGACGTTTTCATTTAAAAATTTTATAGGCGCGTTTGGATGGATGTCGCAGGTGGCGATTTGGGCGGAAAAACTTAATCATCATCCAGAGTGGTTCAATGTGTATAACAAAATTGAAGTGAAGCTGACTACCCATGATGCAGATGGACTTAGTGAACTTGATTTCAAATTAGCTGAGAAAATGGAGAAGCTGAAGCCATAA
- the cyoD gene encoding cytochrome o ubiquinol oxidase subunit IV, translating into MNAEKYNELKSYIMGFVFSVILTSIPFYAVYTKAFSPATLYIVIAIAAVTQIAVQFRFFLHINFSKQKREDLHLILFTVLLLIIMVGGTLWIMTDLSSRMH; encoded by the coding sequence ATGAATGCTGAAAAATACAATGAACTAAAAAGCTATATCATGGGCTTTGTATTTTCCGTAATACTTACCAGCATCCCCTTTTACGCCGTTTACACAAAAGCATTTTCCCCAGCCACCCTGTACATTGTTATCGCTATTGCAGCAGTGACGCAAATTGCAGTGCAGTTTCGTTTCTTTTTGCACATAAATTTCAGCAAGCAAAAAAGAGAAGACTTGCACCTGATCCTGTTTACGGTGCTGCTTCTCATTATCATGGTGGGGGGCACCCTGTGGATAATGACAGATTTATCTTCTCGAATGCACTAA
- a CDS encoding cytochrome c oxidase subunit 3: MSTGSRHPGLNLGEGHGSADERAEIAMFGFWIFLMSDFITFGLVFAVYGTAMGATAGGPTAKDLFEFKSVCLQTAVLLFSSLTCGMVSMSLKHQHSDNQQHSIFFLVFWILVTTLLGMVFIGLEYRDFSTMAEKGGIPSRSGWLTSYYALVGLHGLHMIAGCLWALVLVVQALQFGLEDKVKTRLMRWSLYWHFLDIVWVGIFSGVFLGGFI; the protein is encoded by the coding sequence ATGAGTACAGGGAGCCGACATCCTGGTTTAAATCTAGGAGAAGGTCACGGCAGCGCAGACGAGCGAGCAGAAATCGCGATGTTCGGTTTCTGGATTTTTCTAATGAGCGATTTTATCACCTTCGGATTAGTATTTGCAGTGTATGGCACCGCCATGGGTGCCACTGCAGGCGGACCAACAGCCAAGGATCTCTTTGAATTTAAAAGTGTTTGCCTTCAGACTGCGGTGCTTCTTTTCAGTAGCCTGACCTGCGGTATGGTCAGCATGTCCCTTAAACACCAGCACAGCGATAATCAGCAACACAGTATCTTTTTTCTGGTGTTCTGGATACTTGTTACCACGCTTTTAGGAATGGTATTTATTGGTTTGGAGTATCGCGATTTCAGCACCATGGCTGAAAAAGGGGGAATACCTTCGCGAAGTGGATGGTTAACTTCGTATTATGCGTTAGTAGGATTGCATGGGCTGCACATGATCGCAGGTTGTCTGTGGGCCTTGGTTTTGGTTGTACAGGCACTACAGTTTGGCTTAGAGGATAAGGTTAAGACACGCCTGATGCGCTGGAGCTTATACTGGCATTTTCTGGATATTGTATGGGTGGGAATTTTCTCTGGCGTTTTCCTGGGAGGATTTATATGA
- a CDS encoding cbb3-type cytochrome c oxidase subunit I: MSTWSLTGRLSPDVVTLFDVFKDPSINNAVVSGAASTEVIGILVAVALLTRYRLWKPLWEKWLTSVDHKKIGIMYIVLGLVMMSRGVIEGAVMRAHQTTSLGGNGILSAHHFAELFSTHGTIMIFFVAMPFIIGLINYLVPLQIGARDMAFPLMNQISLGLTTAGAALVMISLVIGEFETGGWTAYPSFTAKAFSPGVGPDYWIWAIAISGVGTLLSGINFAVTIYKLRAPGMRLLYMPLFTWTTLCTSILIIFSMPALTVAVLMLALDRYLDFHFFTNDLGGNMMNYANLFWMFGHPEVYVLILPAYGVFSETSATFAGKRLYGYKSLVVATMCIAVLSFTVWLHHFFTMGQSATVNAAFGVATMLIAIPTGVKVYNWLATLFRGRIRLTVPIIYLTSFFILFVIGGLSGIVLANPTIDYQVHNSLFLVAHFHNVLLPGLLFGMLSGIHYWFPKAFGFRLDEKLGKITALLWAIGFSVTFLPLYGLGLMGMPRRSPSYYNAEFEPWMILTGFGALCLVSAMLMLFATFWVSIKNRHTLAVPHGDPWNGRTLEWWTPSPPDEWNFAHPPQISGIDAFAYAKESGAPYNVPSQYHEIVLPAPSSLGFIFMCLFTLLGFALTWWIYWLALLCGLAIPVVLIWHSFRAEKCQVISAATVRQKDSAWRNQTQSAPGIKRDLESTASNKGKASTEGAVSV; the protein is encoded by the coding sequence ATGAGCACCTGGTCTTTGACAGGTCGGCTATCACCAGATGTAGTCACGCTGTTTGATGTATTTAAAGATCCCTCTATTAATAACGCAGTGGTCAGTGGCGCGGCATCAACAGAAGTCATCGGAATATTGGTGGCGGTGGCACTATTAACTCGTTACCGGCTTTGGAAGCCGCTTTGGGAAAAATGGTTAACCAGCGTAGACCATAAAAAAATTGGCATCATGTATATTGTACTGGGCCTTGTGATGATGAGCCGGGGTGTAATTGAGGGCGCAGTGATGCGAGCCCATCAGACAACCTCCCTCGGTGGCAACGGTATACTTTCCGCGCATCACTTTGCGGAACTGTTCAGCACTCACGGCACGATCATGATATTTTTCGTTGCCATGCCGTTTATCATCGGACTGATTAATTATCTGGTGCCTTTACAAATCGGCGCGCGGGATATGGCATTCCCGCTAATGAACCAGATCAGCCTAGGACTAACTACAGCGGGAGCGGCGCTGGTAATGATTTCGCTGGTTATCGGAGAATTTGAAACCGGCGGCTGGACCGCGTATCCCTCCTTCACCGCCAAAGCGTTTTCTCCCGGCGTAGGACCGGATTACTGGATTTGGGCCATCGCAATTTCTGGAGTAGGCACCTTACTTTCCGGAATTAATTTTGCGGTGACCATCTACAAATTGCGGGCGCCGGGCATGCGCCTGCTTTATATGCCGCTGTTCACCTGGACTACGTTGTGCACCTCCATTCTGATTATTTTTTCAATGCCAGCACTCACCGTTGCTGTTTTAATGTTAGCGCTGGATCGCTACTTAGACTTCCATTTTTTTACCAATGATTTGGGTGGCAATATGATGAATTACGCCAACCTGTTCTGGATGTTCGGTCATCCGGAAGTCTATGTCTTAATCTTGCCCGCTTACGGCGTATTTTCTGAGACCTCTGCAACGTTTGCGGGTAAGCGTCTCTACGGCTATAAATCGTTAGTGGTGGCGACGATGTGTATTGCTGTTCTGTCTTTCACTGTTTGGCTGCACCACTTTTTCACTATGGGGCAAAGTGCCACTGTTAATGCCGCATTTGGCGTGGCAACAATGCTCATTGCCATCCCAACCGGCGTAAAAGTTTATAACTGGCTGGCGACATTGTTTCGCGGGCGCATTCGATTAACTGTTCCCATCATTTATTTAACCAGTTTTTTTATATTGTTTGTCATAGGCGGCTTGAGCGGCATTGTACTTGCCAATCCCACTATTGATTATCAGGTCCACAATTCTCTTTTTCTGGTAGCACATTTTCATAATGTACTGCTGCCGGGGCTTCTGTTCGGTATGCTCTCGGGCATTCATTATTGGTTCCCCAAAGCTTTTGGTTTCAGACTGGATGAAAAGCTGGGGAAAATTACGGCGCTGCTTTGGGCAATCGGGTTTTCCGTTACCTTCTTACCGTTGTACGGGCTAGGCTTAATGGGCATGCCCAGACGCAGCCCCAGCTATTACAATGCCGAATTTGAACCCTGGATGATTCTTACGGGATTCGGCGCCCTTTGCCTGGTAAGCGCCATGTTGATGCTCTTTGCTACTTTTTGGGTGAGCATTAAAAACCGCCATACGTTAGCGGTGCCTCACGGCGATCCCTGGAACGGCAGAACGTTGGAATGGTGGACGCCCTCTCCGCCTGATGAATGGAATTTTGCACATCCGCCCCAAATTTCAGGCATAGACGCATTCGCTTATGCTAAAGAAAGTGGCGCTCCATATAATGTGCCCAGTCAATACCATGAAATTGTACTGCCCGCGCCCAGCTCGTTAGGCTTTATATTCATGTGCCTGTTTACCCTGTTAGGATTCGCTCTTACATGGTGGATATACTGGTTAGCCTTACTGTGCGGCCTGGCTATTCCCGTGGTTTTAATTTGGCACAGTTTTCGTGCCGAAAAATGTCAGGTGATCAGCGCCGCGACAGTACGTCAAAAAGATTCAGCGTGGCGTAACCAAACGCAGTCTGCTCCCGGTATTAAACGGGATCTGGAAAGTACCGCCAGCAACAAAGGTAAGGCGTCAACAGAAGGAGCGGTATCGGTATGA
- a CDS encoding ubiquinol oxidase subunit II, translated as MSLLLLIPPANASATFLAPLGSVAEAQRSHLIWVIVLTLGAIVPVLIATPLILWRYRYQNKKAKYLPSWAFSIKLEYVLWGLPSIIVTALAFKLWHSVAELAPYRPIESQENVAPLCVQVVGLNWKWLFIYPQYNIATVNALNLPVGRPVSLQLTTDTVMQSFRISALAGQIYAMPGMTTQLNFIASKKGETLGENTQYNGDKFAEQRFAVKALSTADFQQWVSQVKDTGNQLTAENYHILAKPGNAALARKQLDLKNNEALNFNALPAHLFHRIVNRYHTHSAVPDTAQPGSPTYEAERASLPSLDLPMTNFCTQMKKELQ; from the coding sequence TTGTCACTGCTATTACTGATACCGCCCGCAAATGCAAGCGCAACATTTCTCGCGCCACTGGGTAGCGTCGCGGAAGCTCAGCGCTCTCACCTGATATGGGTAATTGTGCTGACACTAGGCGCAATTGTGCCGGTGTTAATAGCTACACCTTTAATTCTTTGGCGTTATCGTTATCAGAATAAAAAAGCCAAATACCTCCCTAGCTGGGCGTTCAGCATAAAGCTGGAATACGTTCTCTGGGGGCTTCCCTCTATTATTGTTACGGCGCTAGCATTTAAGTTATGGCACTCGGTTGCCGAACTTGCCCCCTATAGACCCATTGAATCACAAGAAAATGTCGCGCCGTTATGTGTTCAGGTTGTAGGCTTAAACTGGAAATGGCTGTTTATCTATCCTCAGTACAATATTGCCACAGTCAATGCACTTAATCTTCCCGTTGGTCGCCCGGTTTCTTTGCAATTAACCACAGATACTGTAATGCAAAGCTTTCGGATATCGGCTCTTGCCGGGCAAATTTATGCAATGCCCGGAATGACAACGCAGCTTAATTTTATAGCGAGTAAAAAAGGGGAAACGCTGGGCGAAAACACACAATACAACGGCGACAAATTTGCTGAACAGCGTTTTGCAGTGAAAGCCTTATCTACAGCAGACTTCCAACAATGGGTAAGTCAGGTAAAAGATACAGGTAATCAGCTTACTGCTGAAAATTACCACATTTTAGCAAAACCCGGCAATGCCGCCTTAGCGCGCAAACAGCTGGATTTAAAGAACAATGAAGCATTAAATTTCAATGCGCTGCCTGCACATTTGTTTCATCGCATAGTGAACCGCTACCACACTCACAGCGCCGTACCCGACACTGCCCAACCAGGTAGTCCGACGTACGAAGCTGAACGTGCTTCCCTGCCCTCACTGGATTTGCCAATGACAAACTTTTGCACACAGATGAAAAAGGAATTGCAATGA